One segment of Thermosynechococcus sp. HN-54 DNA contains the following:
- a CDS encoding HlyD family secretion protein: protein MKNNFQHPQNITVIHEHTSNPISPFTQQLKLRRSLLANLLVLAAGCGILAFAGIFLYRHLTTVRSRDAVINGVIVNVRTPEEGTLEELKARVGEFIEPTDAPLALLKNDYLSQGNLKEVEKWLERRRGELEAAQAKLAQLQGLLASAQGDNRNQQLLEVEQTHRQVAAAQAELGAARANLADAKARYQLAKINYGRFSQLAQQGAVPQAQADAALTELQQSQAQVAARQREMEAAARKVEALQADARAAELGLTLRNTRSNYDPRLRLQELQIQIGEQQAIVQGLKREIAAQQQQVAQAQREVAQRKVVKVKAPLAGYVWRVDARPGMFLGKGDQILQLLDCQRRWIDVFVDEQSLRLIHPGTRAKIELYGGKGKVLQGTVTNIRSGLGRLNPGDDQVIPIPENYPRQSQVRVELDLDSEHDWGEGNFCYVGYTARVTFQISP, encoded by the coding sequence GTGAAAAACAACTTTCAGCATCCCCAAAATATCACAGTCATTCATGAGCACACCAGTAACCCAATCTCCCCTTTTACCCAGCAACTGAAGCTGCGGCGATCGCTCCTTGCCAATCTGTTAGTACTCGCAGCTGGGTGTGGCATCCTTGCCTTTGCGGGAATCTTTCTCTATCGGCATTTAACAACCGTTCGCAGTCGTGACGCAGTCATTAATGGCGTCATTGTGAACGTACGTACCCCTGAAGAAGGAACCCTAGAGGAACTCAAGGCACGGGTGGGCGAGTTTATCGAACCCACAGACGCTCCCTTAGCCCTCCTAAAAAATGACTACCTTAGTCAGGGCAATCTCAAGGAAGTTGAAAAATGGCTGGAACGGCGGCGCGGCGAACTAGAAGCGGCTCAGGCAAAACTGGCTCAGTTGCAGGGACTCCTTGCTTCTGCCCAAGGGGATAACCGCAATCAACAACTCCTTGAGGTGGAACAAACCCATCGCCAAGTGGCGGCTGCCCAAGCGGAATTGGGGGCTGCTAGAGCAAATCTGGCTGATGCCAAGGCACGCTATCAATTAGCAAAAATTAACTACGGCCGCTTTAGTCAGTTGGCGCAGCAGGGAGCCGTTCCCCAAGCCCAAGCAGATGCTGCCCTGACGGAATTACAGCAGAGCCAAGCCCAAGTGGCTGCTCGCCAACGGGAAATGGAGGCTGCGGCTCGCAAGGTAGAGGCTCTTCAGGCCGATGCTCGCGCTGCTGAATTGGGACTGACCCTGCGCAACACCCGCAGCAACTATGACCCCCGCCTACGACTTCAAGAGTTACAAATTCAGATTGGGGAACAGCAAGCAATTGTCCAAGGGCTGAAACGAGAAATCGCAGCTCAACAACAACAGGTTGCCCAAGCCCAGCGCGAGGTTGCTCAGCGAAAAGTGGTGAAGGTGAAAGCTCCCCTTGCCGGCTATGTTTGGCGAGTGGATGCGCGGCCGGGGATGTTTCTCGGTAAAGGAGATCAGATTTTGCAGTTGCTAGATTGTCAGCGGCGTTGGATCGATGTGTTTGTGGATGAACAATCGCTGCGGCTAATCCATCCGGGCACTCGGGCAAAAATTGAACTCTATGGGGGCAAAGGAAAAGTGCTTCAGGGCACAGTCACCAACATTCGCTCTGGCTTGGGTCGCCTCAATCCAGGGGATGATCAGGTGATCCCAATTCCTGAAAACTATCCGCGTCAAAGTCAAGTGCGTGTCGAGCTAGATCTAGATTCTGAACACGATTGGGGTGAAGGTAACTTTTGCTATGTGGGCTACACGGCACGGGTGACCTTTCAGATTAGCCCCTAG
- a CDS encoding biotin transporter BioY, whose product MSPLDEFLWAILGLLLTVAGTFMEAAIAIPNLLNEEGQFVLPSSWAAVPVYSLPVSYQVAAVLLVGCMGGRQAAVLSQVAYLILGLSGFQVFSQGGGLDYWREPTFGYLLGFVPGAWVCGWLAFRPHKQVSLEWLALSGLAGLVLIHVCGAFYLGGLALAGQLSQPLVELLEQYSLFALPGQLVIVCLVAAVARVLRLILLY is encoded by the coding sequence GTGTCACCCCTCGATGAATTTCTGTGGGCGATTTTAGGACTCCTCCTAACCGTGGCCGGAACCTTTATGGAGGCGGCGATCGCCATCCCCAACCTCCTCAATGAGGAGGGGCAATTTGTTTTACCGAGTTCATGGGCAGCGGTTCCAGTGTACTCCTTACCCGTGTCCTACCAAGTAGCAGCGGTTCTCTTGGTCGGCTGTATGGGGGGACGGCAAGCCGCAGTTCTCTCACAGGTGGCCTATTTGATTCTGGGTCTCAGCGGGTTTCAGGTTTTTTCCCAAGGCGGGGGTCTGGACTATTGGCGTGAACCGACATTTGGTTACCTGTTGGGTTTTGTGCCGGGGGCTTGGGTCTGTGGTTGGCTGGCCTTTCGCCCCCACAAGCAAGTGAGTTTAGAATGGCTGGCCTTGAGTGGCCTAGCGGGACTGGTGCTCATTCATGTCTGCGGTGCTTTCTACCTCGGTGGTCTGGCTCTTGCAGGGCAGTTGAGTCAACCTTTGGTGGAGCTACTAGAGCAGTATTCGCTTTTTGCCTTGCCGGGGCAGTTGGTGATTGTCTGCTTGGTGGCAGCGGTGGCGCGGGTGCTGCGCCTGATTTTGCTGTATTAA
- a CDS encoding NADH-quinone oxidoreductase subunit M, with the protein MLTLLIVLPVIGALLMPLLPERSLRSVALVSAGVTFALSLWMLTQFDVQQTALQFREFVPWLSPLGLNYSLGVDGLSLPLIVLGTFLTLVVVFTGEKSAHRLFYALVLLANAGVTGALAAQNLLLFVLFYELELVPFYLLILIWGGQRREQAAIKFLIYTAVSGILVLAAFLGMGWLTHAPSFDYQDIQIGGLAPTTQGILLLLLILGFGIKMPLVPLHSWLPDAYVEASTPTAILLGGVLAKLGTYGLVRFALGYFPEAWGQFSSLFAIMAAVGITYGALAAIAQKDIKRMVAYSSIGHMSYVLLAAAAHTHLSMVGAIAQMISHGLILALLFYLVGVIEAKVGTRELNVLNGLLNPLRGLPTTSALLILGGMASAGIPGLVGFVAEFLIFQGSYGTFPIPTLIAVVGTGLTAVYFVILINRTCFGRLDNATAYYPRVVWSEKMPAIVLTLLILFLGVQPTWLVRWSETTSAQIVAAIPSATEIVASLPQ; encoded by the coding sequence ATGCTGACGCTGTTAATTGTTTTGCCCGTTATCGGTGCGCTGCTGATGCCGCTGCTCCCGGAGCGATCGCTGCGTTCGGTTGCTTTGGTTAGCGCCGGTGTCACCTTTGCCCTGTCCCTCTGGATGCTGACGCAGTTTGATGTCCAGCAGACCGCACTCCAATTTAGGGAATTTGTGCCGTGGCTGTCGCCCTTGGGATTGAACTATTCCCTTGGTGTGGATGGGTTGTCCCTACCGCTGATTGTCTTGGGGACGTTCTTGACCCTTGTGGTCGTGTTCACAGGTGAAAAAAGTGCCCATCGCCTCTTTTATGCCCTTGTCCTCCTCGCCAATGCAGGGGTTACCGGTGCTCTGGCCGCCCAAAATCTGCTCCTGTTCGTTCTTTTCTACGAACTTGAGTTGGTTCCCTTTTACCTGTTGATTTTGATCTGGGGTGGGCAACGCCGCGAACAGGCCGCCATTAAGTTCCTCATCTATACCGCAGTTTCGGGCATTCTTGTCCTTGCTGCCTTTTTGGGGATGGGCTGGCTCACCCATGCTCCTAGCTTTGATTATCAAGATATTCAGATTGGCGGATTGGCACCCACGACCCAAGGCATTCTGCTGTTGCTGTTGATCTTGGGCTTTGGCATCAAAATGCCCTTGGTGCCCCTCCACAGTTGGTTGCCCGATGCCTATGTGGAAGCTTCAACCCCGACAGCGATTCTCCTTGGGGGGGTACTGGCGAAGCTGGGGACCTATGGCTTGGTGCGTTTTGCCCTAGGCTATTTTCCAGAGGCTTGGGGGCAGTTTTCTAGCCTCTTTGCGATCATGGCGGCGGTGGGGATTACCTATGGTGCCCTTGCAGCCATTGCCCAAAAGGATATTAAACGGATGGTGGCCTACAGTTCGATTGGCCACATGAGCTATGTCCTGCTAGCGGCAGCAGCCCATACCCACCTCAGCATGGTGGGGGCGATCGCCCAAATGATTAGCCACGGCTTGATTCTGGCGCTGCTGTTCTATTTAGTGGGTGTCATTGAAGCCAAAGTGGGCACCCGTGAACTGAATGTGCTCAATGGTTTGCTCAATCCGCTGCGCGGTCTACCCACGACCAGTGCCCTCTTGATCTTGGGCGGCATGGCCAGTGCCGGTATCCCCGGACTGGTGGGCTTTGTGGCTGAATTTCTCATCTTCCAAGGCAGCTACGGCACGTTCCCAATTCCCACCCTGATTGCGGTTGTTGGGACTGGTTTGACAGCCGTTTACTTTGTGATTTTGATTAATCGCACCTGTTTTGGCCGCCTTGACAATGCGACGGCCTACTACCCCCGAGTGGTTTGGTCAGAAAAAATGCCCGCGATTGTCCTGACCCTGTTGATTCTATTCTTGGGCGTGCAGCCCACGTGGCTGGTGCGTTGGAGTGAAACCACTAGTGCCCAGATTGTTGCGGCAATACCGAGTGCAACTGAAATTGTGGCCAGTTTACCCCAATAG
- a CDS encoding FHA domain-containing protein, translated as MTQFSDTDKQAWLIVRSQGTVIGKYHLAGKAFWKIGRASDCDIIIHDPFISRHQATIELRPRGNALVYLIRDNNSRNGTLINGTPLSEERVLHHGDIIMMGDTDLTFRYTSPTPSVTPNVLQRS; from the coding sequence ATGACTCAGTTCTCAGACACTGACAAGCAAGCATGGCTGATTGTCCGCTCCCAAGGCACGGTGATCGGTAAATATCACCTCGCAGGCAAAGCTTTCTGGAAAATTGGTCGTGCTAGTGACTGTGACATTATTATCCATGACCCGTTTATTTCACGGCACCAGGCAACCATTGAACTACGCCCGCGGGGCAACGCCCTAGTGTACCTGATCCGTGACAACAATAGTCGCAATGGCACATTAATTAACGGTACACCCCTGTCGGAGGAGCGAGTGCTACACCATGGGGACATTATTATGATGGGGGATACGGATCTCACGTTTCGCTATACCAGTCCGACCCCATCAGTCACGCCGAATGTGTTGCAGCGCTCTTGA
- a CDS encoding NAD(P)H-quinone oxidoreductase subunit F, giving the protein MLQSFADTVWLVPLYSLAGMVLSLIWSPGITRKTGPRPAGYLNILLTFFSFVHALLATVAIANQPPQYLHWTWLDVAGLHFDIPVEISILTTTALMLITGLNLMAQVFAIGYMEMDWGWARFYALLALFEGGMAALVLLDSLFFNYVVLEILTLATYLLIGLWFNQPLVVTGARDAFLTKRVGDLVLLMGVLGIYPLAGSWNYDDLAAWAATAQVNPTLITLICLALIAGPMGKCAQFPLHLWLDEAMEGPIPASILRNAIVVATGAWVLVKLTPVLTLSPVALTALLVIGSVTALGGTLIAIAQVDIKRALSYLVSAYMGWVFIAVGLKEPGLAFVFILTYGVAMALLMMSIGAIIWNSITQDLRLLGGLWSRRPISGISFLVGSAGLLALPPLAGFLPQAELLDTAFARLPWVGVVLLLVNTFAAFSLGRTFCLIWGGEVKPMTARSPEVFWPMILPMTVDLGLVLHLPILMWRFDWVIWTHPSLTTAVALTVTALLGWGAAAWVYLGKAIPKPVQFPLPSVQDLLAYDFYTPKLYRATVVGAVDMISRITAWFDRTFVDGTGNAFGVVTLLGGDRLKYSTTGQSQAYILTILMGVAILVIAICWPLLA; this is encoded by the coding sequence ATGTTGCAATCATTTGCGGACACAGTATGGCTCGTTCCCCTCTACTCGCTGGCGGGAATGGTGCTGTCCTTGATTTGGTCACCGGGGATTACTCGGAAAACCGGACCTCGTCCAGCGGGCTATTTGAATATCTTGCTCACGTTTTTCTCCTTTGTTCATGCACTGTTGGCCACGGTAGCGATCGCCAACCAACCGCCGCAGTATTTACATTGGACGTGGCTGGATGTGGCGGGTCTGCACTTTGACATTCCCGTCGAGATTTCGATTTTGACCACCACCGCCCTCATGCTGATCACGGGCTTGAACCTCATGGCTCAGGTTTTTGCCATCGGCTACATGGAGATGGATTGGGGCTGGGCGCGGTTCTATGCCCTGTTGGCGCTCTTTGAAGGGGGGATGGCAGCGCTTGTGCTCCTTGACTCCCTCTTCTTTAACTACGTTGTCCTAGAAATTCTCACCCTTGCCACCTATTTGCTCATTGGCCTTTGGTTTAACCAGCCTTTGGTGGTGACTGGTGCCCGCGATGCCTTCCTCACCAAGCGGGTGGGAGACTTGGTGCTCCTGATGGGGGTGTTGGGGATTTATCCCCTTGCTGGCTCTTGGAACTACGACGATTTAGCGGCTTGGGCAGCTACGGCTCAGGTGAATCCCACGCTGATTACGCTGATTTGTCTGGCTTTGATTGCAGGACCAATGGGGAAATGTGCCCAGTTTCCGCTGCACCTGTGGTTGGATGAAGCGATGGAAGGCCCGATTCCCGCTTCGATTCTCCGGAATGCCATTGTTGTGGCTACGGGGGCGTGGGTACTGGTGAAGCTAACGCCCGTCCTGACTCTTTCGCCTGTGGCTCTGACGGCTCTGCTGGTGATTGGCAGTGTCACCGCCTTGGGGGGAACTCTGATTGCCATTGCCCAAGTGGATATTAAGCGTGCTCTGTCCTATTTGGTTAGCGCCTATATGGGCTGGGTATTTATTGCTGTCGGTCTTAAGGAGCCGGGCTTAGCCTTTGTCTTTATCCTTACCTATGGAGTGGCAATGGCACTGTTAATGATGAGTATTGGTGCCATTATCTGGAATAGCATTACTCAAGATTTGCGCCTGCTAGGTGGGCTGTGGTCACGGCGCCCCATTTCTGGCATCTCGTTCCTCGTTGGTTCAGCAGGACTACTGGCCTTGCCTCCCTTGGCGGGCTTTTTGCCCCAGGCGGAATTGCTGGATACCGCCTTTGCCCGACTGCCTTGGGTCGGGGTTGTGCTGCTGCTGGTAAATACGTTTGCTGCCTTTAGTCTAGGTCGCACGTTCTGTCTGATTTGGGGCGGTGAAGTCAAACCGATGACGGCGCGATCGCCCGAGGTCTTTTGGCCGATGATTTTGCCGATGACCGTTGATCTGGGGCTGGTGCTGCACTTGCCTATTCTCATGTGGCGCTTTGATTGGGTGATTTGGACCCATCCTTCGTTGACCACCGCCGTTGCCCTGACCGTAACTGCTCTTTTAGGCTGGGGTGCAGCCGCATGGGTCTATCTCGGCAAAGCAATTCCCAAACCGGTGCAGTTTCCCCTACCGTCGGTACAGGATCTGCTGGCCTACGATTTCTATACGCCGAAGCTCTACAGGGCCACAGTGGTGGGAGCAGTGGATATGATTTCCCGCATTACCGCTTGGTTTGATCGCACGTTTGTGGATGGCACTGGTAATGCCTTTGGCGTGGTGACGCTCCTAGGGGGCGATCGCCTGAAGTACAGTACAACAGGTCAATCCCAAGCTTATATCCTCACCATCTTGATGGGGGTCGCCATTCTGGTGATTGCCATTTGTTGGCCACTGCTGGCTTAG